From Aestuariirhabdus haliotis, one genomic window encodes:
- the fliF gene encoding flagellar basal-body MS-ring/collar protein FliF — protein sequence MAAVTSDAGTEVVPTDTPAASNVFSSLGDLSVMRQVGLMIGLAASVAVGFAVVLWTQKPDYQPLYGNLQDFDSAQVVQSLQEGNIHYRIEPNTGAILVSSQEIAKARMTLAAAGITGDRTIGMELLDKEQGLGTSQFMENIRYRRGLEGELARTIASLYNIRNARVHLAIPKRSVFVRDPRKPSASVFVELYGARGLAPQQVTAIMNLVASSVPEMTSEEVTVVDQNGTLLSVVDTEKESELKQANQQLEYTKKLEDTLARRVHNILTPVLGNDNYQAEVSARVDFTAVEQTSEQYNPDAPALRSEQTLDELRSGAQNQGGIPGALSNQPPGEVSVPEQVEGAEGEAAQAPPQDSRSRAARNFELDKTISHTRFQQGRISRLSVAVVINDMTEVNPETGEVTQIPWSQNDLDRFTLLVKDAVGFDVSRGDSVNVINSAFRAVPEEALPEIPFYTEPWFWEIAKQVGGGLFLLILLFGFVRPMIKNIMNSGGPSDASIGAEDLDALDAASGGEAGLDDDRVTLSGAGGVLLPGPHEGYEQQLNAVKGLVAEDPGRVAQVIKQWVSDDER from the coding sequence ATGGCGGCCGTAACAAGTGATGCAGGAACCGAAGTAGTGCCAACTGACACGCCAGCTGCGAGTAATGTGTTTTCATCCCTGGGCGACCTGAGTGTGATGCGCCAGGTTGGCTTAATGATTGGTCTGGCAGCCAGTGTGGCGGTCGGCTTTGCTGTCGTGCTCTGGACTCAAAAACCTGATTATCAACCGCTTTACGGTAACTTGCAGGATTTTGACTCTGCTCAGGTTGTGCAATCCTTGCAGGAAGGCAATATTCATTACCGCATCGAGCCCAATACCGGTGCAATACTCGTATCCTCGCAGGAGATTGCCAAGGCACGTATGACGTTGGCGGCGGCGGGTATTACGGGTGATCGTACCATTGGAATGGAATTGCTCGACAAAGAACAAGGGCTGGGCACCAGTCAGTTCATGGAAAATATCCGTTATCGACGTGGGCTTGAAGGGGAACTGGCGCGCACTATCGCTAGCCTGTACAACATACGTAATGCGCGAGTTCATCTGGCGATTCCGAAGCGATCCGTGTTTGTGCGTGACCCTAGAAAACCCTCAGCCTCGGTTTTTGTTGAACTCTATGGCGCTCGTGGGCTTGCTCCGCAACAGGTGACCGCCATCATGAACCTGGTCGCCTCAAGCGTGCCGGAAATGACCAGTGAAGAGGTTACCGTTGTTGATCAAAACGGTACTCTGCTATCGGTGGTTGACACCGAGAAAGAGTCAGAGCTCAAACAGGCCAATCAGCAACTCGAGTACACGAAAAAGTTAGAAGATACACTGGCTCGACGCGTGCACAATATTTTGACGCCGGTATTGGGTAACGATAATTATCAGGCGGAAGTTTCTGCCAGGGTCGATTTTACGGCGGTAGAGCAGACGTCCGAACAATACAATCCGGATGCGCCGGCTTTGCGTAGCGAACAAACTCTGGATGAGTTGCGCAGTGGTGCCCAGAACCAGGGTGGAATTCCTGGCGCACTCTCGAACCAGCCTCCCGGTGAGGTGTCCGTTCCCGAACAGGTGGAAGGTGCTGAAGGGGAAGCGGCCCAAGCTCCCCCTCAGGATTCCCGCTCTCGTGCGGCGCGTAATTTCGAGTTGGATAAGACCATTAGCCATACCCGTTTTCAACAGGGTCGTATCAGTCGCTTGTCCGTCGCGGTGGTCATCAATGATATGACGGAAGTTAATCCTGAGACGGGCGAGGTGACTCAGATTCCCTGGAGTCAAAACGATCTGGATCGTTTCACCCTCTTGGTGAAGGATGCTGTGGGCTTCGATGTCAGCAGAGGTGACAGCGTTAATGTTATTAACTCTGCGTTCCGTGCGGTGCCCGAGGAGGCCTTGCCAGAAATTCCTTTTTATACGGAACCCTGGTTCTGGGAAATTGCCAAACAGGTGGGTGGTGGTCTGTTCTTGTTAATCCTGCTGTTCGGCTTTGTGCGCCCGATGATTAAAAATATCATGAACAGCGGCGGCCCAAGTGATGCCAGCATCGGCGCGGAAGACCTTGATGCGCTGGATGCTGCTAGCGGTGGAGAAGCAGGGCTGGATGATGACCGTGTTACCCTTAGTGGCGCAGGAGGCGTATTATTACCGGGCCCCCACGAGGGCTATGAGCAACAATTAAACGCGGTCAAAGGCTTGGTTGCTGAAGACCCCGGGCGGGTTGCCCAGGTGATCAAGCAATGGGTATCAGACGATGAACGATAA
- the fliE gene encoding flagellar hook-basal body complex protein FliE, which produces MSQQVEMSRMMLEMRSMQAEAQTRIQPAMPSVSEQVAGKESSQAPDFSELFKNAIDAVNGQQQVANQMRTAFERGDANIDLPDVMIAAQKASISFQAMSEVRNKLVNAYEDIMKMPI; this is translated from the coding sequence ATGTCGCAACAGGTTGAAATGAGCCGCATGATGCTGGAAATGCGATCCATGCAAGCCGAAGCGCAAACGCGTATTCAGCCGGCAATGCCCTCTGTTAGCGAGCAGGTTGCTGGTAAAGAGAGTTCCCAGGCACCGGATTTTTCCGAGCTGTTTAAGAATGCGATCGACGCCGTCAATGGACAGCAACAGGTAGCCAATCAAATGCGAACCGCGTTCGAGCGAGGTGATGCCAATATCGATTTGCCCGACGTAATGATCGCTGCTCAAAAGGCCAGCATCTCGTTTCAGGCAATGAGCGAAGTGCGCAACAAGTTGGTCAATGCGTACGAAGACATAATGAAGATGCCGATCTAA
- a CDS encoding sigma-54-dependent transcriptional regulator: MTSTRILVVEDDRDLREALLDTLELADYDACAADCAEEAIKQLLLSNFDLVISDVNMPGMDGHELLSRIKKDHPQIPVLLMTAYGSVNRAVEAMKQGAVDYLLKPFEPKALLALIKRVTLAERNSDDDQPVAVETSSQQVLALARRVAGSDATVLISGESGTGKEVLARYIHQNSPRAGKPFVAINCAAIPENMLEATLFGHEKGAFTGAYNSAPGKFEMADGGTILLDEISEMDLGLQAKLLRVLQEREVERVGGRKTLSLDVRVIATSNRDMANEVAGGRFREDLYYRLCVFPVQWLPLRERTADIIPLARRLIQVHSTKMHQPAPRLSDSACTALLVHQWPGNVRELDNAVQRALILHQSGEISAEDLCLPGVRSPLAMTAPTNSFPCPQPSLVSGEIASAPSFMADDHISTEAAGMTDLGEDMKSHEYQLIVNVLKEQRGSRKETAQILGISARTLRYKLAKMRDEGFDLDAALAS, translated from the coding sequence ATGACTTCTACTCGCATTTTGGTGGTTGAAGATGACCGGGATTTACGTGAGGCCTTACTCGATACCCTTGAGTTGGCGGATTATGATGCCTGTGCTGCGGATTGTGCTGAAGAGGCCATCAAGCAATTGTTGTTATCGAACTTCGATCTGGTGATCAGTGATGTCAACATGCCGGGTATGGATGGGCATGAATTGCTTAGTCGTATCAAAAAGGATCATCCCCAGATTCCCGTTTTGTTGATGACCGCGTATGGCAGTGTCAATCGGGCGGTAGAGGCGATGAAGCAGGGCGCGGTAGATTATCTGCTAAAACCTTTTGAACCCAAAGCGCTACTGGCTTTAATCAAGCGGGTTACGCTGGCAGAACGAAATTCGGATGATGATCAACCGGTCGCGGTTGAAACCAGTAGCCAGCAGGTTTTAGCGTTGGCTCGCCGCGTTGCGGGCTCTGATGCCACGGTGTTGATCTCGGGTGAAAGTGGGACCGGTAAAGAGGTACTGGCTCGCTATATCCACCAAAACTCCCCTCGTGCCGGTAAGCCTTTCGTAGCTATTAACTGTGCGGCGATCCCGGAAAACATGTTGGAAGCAACGCTTTTTGGTCACGAAAAAGGTGCCTTCACGGGCGCCTATAACAGCGCACCGGGCAAATTTGAAATGGCCGATGGTGGCACTATCCTGCTGGATGAAATCTCGGAAATGGATCTGGGATTGCAGGCCAAATTACTGCGCGTGTTGCAAGAGCGTGAAGTCGAGCGTGTCGGTGGGCGGAAAACCCTGTCTCTGGATGTCCGGGTCATTGCAACCAGCAACCGCGATATGGCCAATGAGGTCGCAGGAGGTCGATTTCGGGAAGATCTTTATTATCGACTCTGTGTTTTCCCTGTGCAATGGCTGCCATTGAGAGAAAGAACCGCAGACATCATTCCGTTGGCTCGGCGTTTAATTCAGGTACATAGTACAAAAATGCACCAGCCAGCACCCCGTTTGAGTGATTCGGCCTGCACGGCTTTGTTGGTGCATCAATGGCCGGGAAATGTTCGTGAACTGGACAATGCCGTGCAGCGAGCATTGATACTCCATCAAAGTGGTGAGATCAGCGCTGAAGATCTCTGTTTGCCAGGTGTGCGCTCTCCGCTTGCGATGACTGCACCCACCAATTCTTTTCCCTGCCCGCAGCCCTCTCTGGTCTCTGGTGAAATTGCCTCAGCACCTTCGTTCATGGCTGACGATCACATTTCGACCGAGGCTGCCGGCATGACCGACCTTGGCGAAGATATGAAAAGTCATGAATATCAACTGATAGTTAATGTGCTCAAAGAGCAACGAGGCAGCCGGAAAGAGACGGCACAGATACTCGGAATTAGCGCTCGTACCTTGCGTTATAAGTTGGCCAAAATGCGCGACGAGGGTTTTGACCTCGATGCGGCCCTGGCCAGTTAA
- a CDS encoding sensor histidine kinase yields the protein MSTSINALGKRTTGPGVGRGPSIAQQSAVATGQAPTFTESIDRLMQPIQSKGELESAFEQFNEMSKQLAGSYRMLESRVETLQQELACESQQRLQELTQKEQLAGQLQSLLDLLPAGVVVLDGKGRVQRCNPASIELLGEPLEGELWRQVIDRCFAPQHHDGHEVSLKDGRLVSVSIRSLEHEPGQLILISDQTETRRLQQQLSRHERLSAMGKMVASLAHQIRTPLSAAMLYGGHLAEQQLDFERQQKFAGKLMSRLQNLEQQVRDMLIFARGELPLSDLIDVRQLVQEIRQGSEAVIISSGSSLKWTLGCKPGLQIYCNRDALVGAFQNLINNAVEAVGQNADITFSVKQNGGNLEIEVTDSGPGFDASTGQKMGEPFFSTKSKGTGLGIAVVRSIVRAHQGEFTIDSEPGEGACARVSLPVKAENESINLEAESNRETAL from the coding sequence ATGTCGACATCGATTAATGCGCTTGGAAAACGCACCACCGGACCCGGCGTGGGGAGAGGCCCATCAATTGCGCAACAATCGGCTGTAGCAACCGGGCAGGCCCCGACATTTACGGAATCAATTGATCGTTTGATGCAGCCTATCCAGTCTAAGGGGGAGCTGGAATCCGCCTTTGAGCAATTCAATGAGATGTCGAAGCAGCTGGCCGGCTCCTATCGGATGTTAGAAAGCCGCGTTGAAACCTTGCAGCAAGAGTTGGCCTGCGAAAGCCAGCAGCGCCTCCAGGAGTTAACGCAAAAGGAACAGCTGGCCGGTCAGTTGCAAAGCCTCCTTGACCTGTTGCCTGCCGGGGTAGTGGTGTTGGATGGCAAGGGTCGAGTTCAGCGTTGTAATCCAGCCTCCATTGAGCTTCTGGGAGAGCCTTTGGAAGGAGAGTTGTGGCGACAGGTTATCGATCGTTGTTTTGCTCCCCAGCATCATGATGGTCATGAGGTTTCATTAAAAGATGGTCGCCTGGTCAGCGTCTCGATACGCTCGCTAGAGCATGAACCGGGTCAGTTGATACTGATCTCCGATCAGACGGAAACCCGACGCTTGCAGCAGCAGCTGAGTCGTCATGAACGGCTTTCTGCGATGGGAAAAATGGTGGCTTCCCTGGCCCATCAAATACGCACGCCGTTATCAGCCGCCATGTTATACGGTGGCCATTTGGCCGAGCAGCAGCTTGATTTCGAACGCCAACAAAAATTTGCCGGCAAACTCATGTCTCGCTTACAAAACCTGGAGCAGCAGGTTCGTGATATGTTGATTTTTGCCCGCGGTGAGTTGCCTTTGTCCGATCTGATAGACGTACGCCAGCTGGTGCAAGAGATTCGTCAGGGTTCGGAAGCGGTTATCATTTCTTCCGGGTCCAGCTTGAAGTGGACACTGGGTTGCAAGCCAGGCTTGCAGATTTATTGCAACCGGGATGCGCTGGTGGGGGCCTTCCAAAACCTCATCAATAATGCGGTTGAAGCGGTGGGTCAGAATGCGGACATTACATTTTCAGTGAAGCAAAACGGGGGGAATCTTGAGATAGAGGTGACCGATTCGGGACCCGGTTTTGACGCCAGCACTGGCCAGAAAATGGGTGAACCTTTCTTTTCGACCAAGTCCAAAGGTACTGGTCTCGGCATTGCTGTGGTTCGTTCTATCGTGCGCGCTCATCAGGGAGAATTTACTATTGATTCCGAACCGGGAGAGGGTGCCTGCGCCCGAGTTAGCTTGCCGGTAAAAGCCGAGAACGAATCGATAAACCTGGAAGCTGAATCAAATAGGGAGACAGCATTATGA
- a CDS encoding sigma-54-dependent transcriptional regulator, giving the protein MWRDIKLLLIDDNDERRQNLKVIFDFLGEEALACSGQEWLESWNELEEKPDLTAVVLGEVKEGLKGILPKLKDWNEAVPVLMLGERSLLDGVDDGLRQQVIAVVEVPPSYNKLQDSLHRAQVYREQYDLSRGRGVQREVQLFRSLVGTSRHVQTVREMMTQVADKDVTVLITGESGTGKEVVARNLHFSSHRRNGPFVPVNCGAIPAELLESELFGHEKGAFTGAIAARAGRFELAQGGTLFLDEIGDMPLNMQVKILRVLQEKNFERVGGSKAISSDVRIITATHRNLEQMIEEGTFREDLYYRLNVFPIEMPALRERVEDIPLLLNELISRMEIEKRGSIRFNSAAIMSLCRHDWPGNVRELANLVERLAITHPYGVIGAMELPKKFRHIDEGDETNSDLIDMFAGQQGSRPPLADGPALLPVNGLNLKQYLTDLECSLIRQALDDSNHVVARAAERLHIRRTTLVEKMRKYGLQRRDGKGE; this is encoded by the coding sequence ATGTGGCGAGATATAAAACTGCTCTTGATCGATGATAACGATGAGCGACGCCAGAATCTAAAAGTGATTTTCGACTTCCTTGGCGAGGAGGCTCTCGCTTGTAGTGGTCAGGAGTGGTTAGAGAGTTGGAACGAGTTGGAGGAAAAGCCGGATTTGACAGCGGTTGTTCTGGGTGAAGTCAAAGAGGGCTTGAAAGGGATCCTGCCCAAGCTCAAAGACTGGAACGAAGCGGTACCGGTATTGATGCTAGGTGAGCGTTCTCTGCTTGATGGTGTCGATGACGGTCTGAGGCAACAGGTGATTGCCGTCGTTGAAGTGCCTCCAAGCTATAACAAGTTGCAAGATAGTCTACATCGCGCCCAGGTCTACCGTGAGCAATACGATCTAAGCCGAGGGCGGGGTGTACAGCGTGAAGTCCAGTTATTTCGTTCACTGGTAGGTACCAGCCGTCATGTACAAACCGTTCGCGAGATGATGACGCAGGTTGCTGACAAGGACGTCACGGTATTGATTACTGGAGAATCGGGCACAGGTAAAGAGGTGGTTGCTCGAAACTTGCACTTCAGTTCCCATCGACGCAATGGCCCATTTGTACCGGTGAACTGTGGCGCTATTCCCGCCGAATTGCTGGAGTCTGAACTTTTTGGGCACGAAAAAGGCGCGTTTACCGGAGCCATTGCGGCGCGTGCGGGTCGCTTTGAGTTGGCCCAGGGAGGAACGCTGTTTCTGGATGAAATTGGTGATATGCCGCTGAATATGCAGGTAAAAATCCTGCGGGTTCTGCAAGAGAAAAATTTCGAGAGGGTCGGCGGTAGTAAGGCTATTTCCAGTGATGTCCGGATCATTACAGCGACGCATCGTAATCTGGAGCAGATGATCGAAGAGGGCACTTTTCGGGAAGATCTCTATTACCGTCTGAACGTTTTTCCCATCGAGATGCCTGCCTTGCGTGAGCGTGTAGAAGATATTCCCTTGTTACTTAACGAACTGATTTCCCGCATGGAGATCGAAAAGCGAGGTTCAATTCGCTTTAACTCGGCCGCTATTATGTCCCTGTGTCGGCACGATTGGCCGGGAAATGTACGGGAGCTGGCAAATCTTGTGGAGCGTTTGGCGATCACCCATCCCTATGGTGTTATCGGTGCCATGGAATTGCCGAAAAAGTTTCGGCACATTGACGAAGGGGATGAAACCAATTCAGACCTGATCGACATGTTTGCCGGCCAGCAGGGATCTCGGCCCCCCTTGGCGGATGGGCCGGCGCTGTTACCGGTGAATGGCCTGAACTTAAAGCAATATCTGACAGATCTCGAATGCAGCCTGATACGCCAGGCGCTGGATGACAGCAATCATGTGGTAGCCCGAGCGGCAGAACGATTGCATATACGACGCACCACGCTGGTTGAAAAAATGCGCAAATATGGACTCCAGCGCCGTGATGGCAAGGGCGAATAG
- a CDS encoding flagellar protein FliT → MSVTTSPQSFQRLCSQIDQALAQENWEALTSLDAQCRQALKAAGEGQALSERLQSDPALGQALIELQHSYQALVNRCQQHRDDLREELVRTRQAGKAARAYSQT, encoded by the coding sequence ATGTCAGTGACCACATCGCCCCAGTCTTTTCAAAGGCTTTGCAGCCAGATTGACCAGGCTTTAGCCCAGGAGAACTGGGAGGCTTTGACGTCACTTGATGCCCAGTGTCGTCAGGCTTTGAAGGCGGCTGGGGAAGGGCAAGCACTGTCCGAACGCTTGCAGAGCGATCCTGCGCTCGGCCAGGCTTTGATTGAGCTTCAACACAGCTATCAAGCCTTGGTTAATCGATGTCAGCAGCACCGAGATGATCTGCGGGAGGAGTTGGTTCGGACTCGTCAAGCCGGCAAGGCTGCCCGAGCCTATAGCCAAACTTGA
- the fliS gene encoding flagellar export chaperone FliS codes for MNSAAAIKSYQNVRTQTGVTDASPHRLIQMLMEGGLERMAQAKGAISLNDDALRSQFLSKSIAIIGGLQMALDFDKGGDVAITLNDLYDYMVRRLYEANRTADVEIINEVAQLLGNVKQGWDGIADQVD; via the coding sequence ATGAACAGTGCAGCGGCCATTAAAAGTTATCAGAATGTACGTACCCAGACCGGTGTGACTGACGCTTCTCCTCACCGATTGATCCAGATGCTGATGGAAGGTGGCTTGGAGCGAATGGCTCAGGCCAAGGGAGCGATTTCTCTCAATGACGATGCCTTGCGCAGTCAGTTCTTGAGTAAAAGCATTGCCATTATTGGTGGCTTACAGATGGCTCTGGATTTTGACAAGGGGGGGGATGTTGCCATTACCCTGAACGACCTCTACGATTATATGGTGCGCCGCTTGTACGAGGCCAACCGCACCGCAGACGTTGAAATTATCAATGAAGTTGCTCAATTGTTAGGCAATGTGAAACAGGGATGGGATGGAATAGCCGATCAGGTTGATTGA
- the fliS gene encoding flagellar export chaperone FliS — protein MKSPADMYKSVEGAQEIPPYQRVQKLLQGAIVKLEQAQLAHKEGDMALRGELMGDVVTIIGFLQAALDMEKGGEIADNLDALYDYMTRRLGQFYLDQSLDSLVEVSKLLGDMRDAWDGVAEQMKSA, from the coding sequence ATGAAATCACCGGCAGATATGTATAAGAGTGTGGAAGGTGCGCAAGAGATTCCTCCGTATCAAAGAGTGCAGAAGTTATTGCAGGGTGCCATTGTTAAGCTGGAACAGGCGCAATTAGCTCATAAAGAAGGGGATATGGCGCTGCGTGGAGAGTTGATGGGTGATGTAGTAACGATCATCGGCTTTCTTCAGGCGGCTCTGGATATGGAGAAGGGCGGCGAGATAGCCGATAACCTGGATGCTCTTTACGACTATATGACGCGACGGTTGGGGCAGTTTTATCTTGATCAAAGCCTGGATTCGTTGGTTGAGGTAAGCAAGCTGTTGGGTGATATGCGTGATGCCTGGGATGGTGTGGCGGAACAAATGAAATCGGCTTAA
- the fliD gene encoding flagellar filament capping protein FliD — MSIGGVNSGLDIPTIVKALVDAEKAPKTAQLNRIERDTTEQITGLGQLMGAVSAFKTAVDGLDDLSSFNQRTPASSDTDILTLTATEEATAGNYNISVESLAQAQKIATGPFADAEAAIGTGTITIGQGADSFDIVVGADNNTLSGIKDAINEASDNTGVTATIVTDDSGARLVLSSDKQGLSNQLSLTVNDDDGNSAAGDAGGGLSDLVYDPLSGNGSLELTAATDAVIKIDGLTVTRSSNTISDAIEGVTLNLKAAQSADDIAAGKTVSAKIALDKAGPQGRINEFVEAYNALIDVTKELTAVVAVGGDETAPVTGALLGDASVRQLVSQIRSELIDPTGDSAIGALSQLGVTSTKEGRLEVDSSVLTDQLDNNYSAVGEFLAGENGLMGRLSETVASYEGSGGVLSKRVDSLQNRIESIDDDRLSLNLRVAKMEERLNSQFYAMDQLVGQYNNTLEYITGALKNLPGVVKQSSD, encoded by the coding sequence GTGTCTATAGGTGGTGTTAACTCAGGTCTGGATATTCCAACCATCGTGAAAGCGCTCGTGGATGCCGAAAAGGCACCCAAGACGGCTCAACTTAATCGAATTGAACGTGATACCACCGAGCAGATCACTGGGTTGGGTCAATTAATGGGCGCTGTATCTGCCTTTAAAACGGCCGTCGATGGTTTGGACGATCTGAGTTCGTTTAATCAGCGTACGCCAGCATCCAGCGATACCGATATTCTGACGCTAACGGCCACGGAAGAAGCAACCGCAGGTAATTACAATATTTCCGTTGAATCGCTTGCCCAGGCGCAAAAAATTGCCACGGGTCCTTTTGCAGACGCAGAAGCCGCGATTGGTACAGGGACAATCACGATTGGGCAGGGCGCTGACAGCTTTGACATTGTGGTCGGTGCTGACAATAACACTCTGTCCGGTATAAAAGATGCCATTAACGAGGCGTCGGACAATACGGGCGTGACGGCGACCATCGTGACCGACGATAGTGGGGCCCGATTAGTACTCAGCAGTGACAAACAGGGTTTAAGCAATCAGCTCAGTTTAACCGTCAATGATGATGATGGTAATTCTGCCGCCGGTGATGCTGGGGGCGGTTTATCTGACCTGGTCTATGATCCACTGAGTGGAAACGGTTCTCTTGAGTTAACTGCAGCGACCGATGCCGTAATAAAAATCGACGGTCTTACCGTAACCCGTTCCTCCAACACCATTAGCGATGCCATCGAAGGGGTGACCCTGAACTTGAAAGCGGCGCAAAGTGCTGATGATATTGCCGCAGGGAAAACGGTCAGTGCCAAAATTGCCCTGGATAAAGCGGGGCCACAGGGCCGAATCAACGAATTTGTAGAGGCCTATAACGCCCTGATTGATGTCACCAAGGAGCTAACCGCAGTAGTGGCTGTGGGTGGTGATGAGACAGCCCCTGTGACGGGCGCTCTACTTGGCGATGCGTCGGTGCGTCAGCTGGTTAGCCAGATTCGTTCAGAGCTGATTGATCCTACAGGTGATTCAGCCATCGGGGCTTTGTCGCAGCTGGGCGTGACCTCGACCAAGGAAGGGCGCCTGGAAGTGGATTCTTCCGTTTTGACCGATCAACTGGATAATAATTATTCGGCCGTTGGTGAATTTTTGGCGGGTGAAAACGGCTTGATGGGGCGCTTAAGTGAGACCGTAGCTAGTTATGAAGGCAGCGGTGGCGTTTTGAGTAAGCGGGTTGATAGCCTGCAAAACCGCATCGAGTCGATCGATGATGATCGTCTGTCATTGAACTTGCGTGTGGCGAAGATGGAAGAGCGTTTGAACAGCCAGTTCTATGCCATGGATCAATTGGTCGGGCAGTACAACAATACTCTGGAGTATATTACCGGTGCGCTGAAAAACTTGCCGGGTGTGGTTAAGCAAAGTTCTGATTAA
- a CDS encoding flagellar protein FlaG has translation MDVNSTIGAASVGVDVAASSKIKVADQVVQQPKAAPVSQASEADALQQARAKRETQAEREQQQTDRVDVDNAVSDLNDFVQDIRRDLNFKVDDDAGKVVVQVTDRKTGEMIRQIPSEEALALAERLTEARSLLFEAKA, from the coding sequence ATGGACGTTAATAGCACAATAGGCGCGGCTTCGGTTGGCGTCGACGTAGCGGCAAGTAGCAAGATCAAAGTTGCCGATCAGGTCGTCCAGCAGCCGAAAGCTGCACCGGTTTCACAAGCGTCAGAGGCCGATGCTTTGCAGCAGGCTCGTGCAAAGAGAGAGACACAGGCTGAACGCGAACAGCAGCAAACGGACCGTGTTGACGTGGATAATGCCGTATCGGATCTCAACGATTTTGTGCAGGATATCCGTCGAGATTTGAATTTCAAAGTTGACGATGATGCTGGCAAGGTTGTGGTTCAGGTAACGGATCGAAAAACCGGGGAAATGATTCGACAGATCCCTTCTGAGGAAGCCTTAGCGCTGGCTGAACGATTAACCGAAGCCCGCAGTTTGTTATTTGAAGCCAAGGCTTGA